In Magnolia sinica isolate HGM2019 chromosome 16, MsV1, whole genome shotgun sequence, the genomic window TTTGAGTTCACAACTTTTGCAAAGAAAGCAACAGAATTATGAATAAAATTGACTCAGGCAGGTGATCTTTCTCAATATATTGGCATAAAAATGACAAGTATATCTGCATCATTCTCAATGAACCAAACAATCAGAAAGAAGTTACCTGTAGCCTTGCTCTTCTGTCCTCTTTACGCTGCGCAAGTGCAACATAGAGAGGTTTGCTAACAACGATTTTACCATTCATCTCCGCGAGCTAGAAGACAAAATAACAAtagtaataaataaatacattGGTCAATGATAAAATCTTCAAAAGGACTCAAGAAGAGAACATCAACTTACAGCTCGAGATGCTTCTTCAGGAGTCGAGAATGCAACAAATCCTGATCCTCTACTTACGCCATTAGGATCCCGCATAACCTGTTCAAATTTTCacaaagatggaaaaaaaaaaaaaaaaaaaaaaaacattgagaaGCCTCCAACAAAGAGGACAGTAAGCTGACAACCAAATGCTATATGCTATTCAGGAGACCTTACTACTCACCTTGCATGATGTAATTGTACCAAACTCAGAGAACAATTCTCTAAGTTTATCGTCACCAATGCTGTCATCCAAGTTCTTCAAGTACAAGTTCACACCTTGGAATTTGTCTGCCACCTCCTTCATACTCTGATCAAACCGCCCTTTCAACTCCATCTCTCTTTCAGACTTCTTCTGTGCTTTTCCAACATACCACTCCTTATCATCGAATTTCTTTCCATTAAGAGCTTCAACTGATTGAGCAGCATCATCCGCATTCTCAAAGTTGACAAATCCAAAACACTTCGACTTGCCATCTCCTTCCCTCATTACTACAACACTAGTAAGTGTTCCATACTCGCCAAAAACTTTCTTCAGATCTTCCTCCGTTGTATATTCAGAGAGATTTTTGACAAAGACATTATTAAATTTTGTCTTGGTTGCAGCGATATCTCGTTCCTGCTTACGAAGGAAAGGTCCAACATAAACTTGTTTATCATTAAGAAGCATGCCATTCAGCTTGTCTATGGCATTTTGGGCTGCCTCCTCTTGCTCAAATTGAACAAACCCATAGCCCTTTGACTGACCAGATGGATCTGTAGCGATCTTGCATGAGAGGATGTTACCAAATACAGAAAATGTATCATGAAGCGCTTTGTTATCTATTGCCTTGTCCAAATTCTGTGAAAATAAGTGCGTTGGAAGTTTCAGATAAGAAAGGAATAAATGAAACATTGCACACATCCCATCAGAGTTTGAACCCAGATGGAACCCTCAAATCTGAATGTAACCTCTAGAaatggacccaaaaaaaaaaaaaataccttaatAAATATATTAGCGGCCCCGCTTTTACGAATACTAGGGTCTCGGTGAGAATACATTATACGGATAGGCTTGCCGTTGAGAGGGGTGAAATTCAGCATTTCCAGTGCCCTTGCCGCTGCCATCATCATTAACCACACTAGTTAGGGACAGAAAGTCATTAAATTCATCTCGAAATTATGGCAAACACAACCACAAAAGAACTGGATCGTACACTTCCATACAAGTAGGATATATCACATCATACAAGTGCTGGACTCACAACACAGTTCTATGTTATATCAATATGATGGTTCTACACATGGATACAAATCCAACAATATCAATATGTAGAACAAAGATACATTATGGATATGCATCTTCCCAGTATTATCTTCCGTTTATTGCTTTATGAGTCATATAGAATGATGTAAGACCTTCCTGCATTTCACTTTTTATAAACTTCACTTTAATAATTGATCAAATTAAGACTTGAAATGGAAACCATTCCTTAACCAAAGTAGATTTTCCTTATCATTAACTGCTTCGAATTACATCAGATATTATACAATCACAAGCTAATGTTGTAGTAGGAACtatctatttttcttcttttctattttgacTATCTAATATCCGCAATAATCAATAGCAAATTAACATTCATATCAAGCATTAATCTAGGATTATCTttcaataaattaattaaaatggcACATAACAATTGAGGAACTTTTTCATCTTCTATAGGGCTGTCATAGGGTACCTGGACCCACACTTATCCCGAGGGCTGAAAGTCGGgagggttcaacctgaccgacctgacattgggttgggctccggCAGGATGTTTGGGATTCGGTCtcaggctatacaaacaccaacccaataaaatttCTGTCGGGTTTAGCTTGACGTCTCaagttgcccaacccaacccgaaccaaATCGATAGCTAAGTAACttgtaaattataattgagtgcagatcgtctgtgttgaaggcacaggaaattccagtgTCATCacgtctcattggtccacgtcatttccgatgactcaagctaacaagatatgccagatttctctctcccaaatagattgcatgctacacaacacgacctTAAACGTGTGGAACTTCTCTGGCCCCACAATAATTTGTGTTTTAGATCCAGCCCGTCCATCAATTTCTAcaaatcattctagagcatgaccccaaaaatgaggcacattcaaagctcaagtggaccacaacacagaaagcAATAGGGATTGAACACACTACCGTTGAAAGTTTCCTAGGGCCAACCGTGAGGCTTATTTTCCTCGttcatcatccaatctgttggcaagttcacataagcctggatgaagggaagaaaacaaatatcagcttgatcaaaaacttttgtggcccgtttATGGTCAATCACCTTTGTAGGAAATCCACATCCAGATCGATTCCGCTTCCAGAGAGAACGTTTTATTAAAACTTACTCCTACGaaatgacgtcaccaacttctgtgggccccaccatgatgtatgtgttctatccacaccgtccatccatttggagagatcgtttgaGGGCATGAGccaacccgaccaacccaaccGAGCATgtctgggttgggcttgggttgagaattcccaacccgaggttgggttgggttataAGAACCTTGGATTGGGCTAAGGTTGAGCACAACCCGACCCAACCagtccaactttcagccctagttatcCCTATGGACCTGACCAATTTTAATGGCTTGGTCCACTGTTTTGGACCTGTTGAGAAATCAGGTCAGGTAAAGGTctagttgggtttgggttgggcccACCAACTTGGAGCCAGTTAAAATCCAGTCATCTTGGTGCAATTAGTTTTAAtagtaatattataatattatatatatatatatatatgtatgtatgtattcagGTTTGGGTGGGAACCATCAACTTGGACCCAATCAAAATCAGATGGGGTTGGGTCTAGTTAGTTTTAATAGTGATATTATATAGAGGTcccaagtccaaccagttggactctACTTATGGTCCAcctagtggataacttccaacctttcataagTGTGCTATGTCCAACCTGTCCGGTTGGTTGCTCCCACCATggggatcaccttgtgcaaaaaacAGCCATATCTACTTACCTAGTCGACCACACCTGTATTTTGCTACCATCAATGACTACTggatattgttttctatggtgcgaCCTACCAGATGAGTAATGTTTTAAATAGGGAATAGTGTGGTGTAGCTTTCACTCCTCTGAAGCATGACGCATAAACATGTAGCATAAACTACATGctactagatttttaattaaggttgcaatttgttgcaccaaatatcatgaaatttcatgacattttgcaccaaattagactgatgaaatttcatgatatttggtagaACTAAACACAAtctaaaataataagaaaaataggaCAGATAATCaagataaagaaagagcaacGTGACTAGTTTAATATTGTTAGTTCTATTATTTTACTCAAGTCCCTGAAATGATTAActaaattttattgaaaatagaaaaagataACAAATCACTGAAAActgaaaacattaaaaataacatgTAGTGTAAGCCATGTAGCATGTAGCATGGGCTTATGTAGCGTGCAGCATGGGAAAATTAGCATGTAGTGCACACTACAttcgacttaagctattttcacaAGTAACCTAGTGTTAAGGTtgagctacatgctacatagcataagctatttaaaacattgtcgaTGAGTCGTTAAGGCTGACTTTTGtactaggtgatcctcatggtggggctaacctattggaagggtcAGATGTCACATGCACTAAAAAGGTTGGAAGTTCTCTATTATACATCAAATATGTATATATTGGTTATTCtagccagtgttcgaaatatcgatactatcggccgatattatcggtatcgtaGTCCAGCAATATGATATCCTTCGAAAGAtaccaaaaagtaaaaaaaaaaaaaaaaaataggccaAATATCGTTCAGGATAGCATCATTATCCgaaaaaatggggaaaaaaaaaaaaccagatgaCGGATTTCGATACTTTTAGAAGAGATCGCCATGATCGGAAGCTTccgtttggtgggccattcgaatcgaagTAGGTTACCGCAGATAAAATCTCCGATTTTGAAGAGAAATCTATCGAAATCCTAGCCGATACTTGAGATATGAGagaaattttagggttccggaagaAATTTTAGGGTTTCGACCTTcctctgcctcttttttttttttttttttttttttaaagagtgatCGAGCCCTTTTTAAGGAAAGGGGTACCGTACCACACGACTGagttggtgtgttgacgtcacaaagttctatgggtcccaccatgagctatgttttatatctagaccattcttccatttggcgagctcttcgtaaggcttgagctaaaaaataagacatccaaatttcaagtggaccacactgcaaacagcagtgggagattgaacgtctaccattaaaacccttttgggggtcacagaagttttggttcaatatgatatttatttttcctcttcatccaggtctgtgtgaccaaattaacagattggatggaaaataaacgttatggtgggccctacgaatgttttaacgatgacaatcaatccccattgttatttgtggtgtggtccacttaagctttggatatgactcattttttatttcatgatttaaaatgatttctccaaatgcacgaacaatatagatataataaatacattattgtggggccatgtaacattGAAATGTTTGTACAGCTCGAGCTTGAGTAGTGTCAGTGCCGGACACGGATTTCCTATTAAAGCCTTTCCAAGGAAGTTCCTGCTATTGGaacctaaggtggggcccactatgatgtttgccaggaatccactccgttgatttgttttgtgagatcattttaggagatggggTCAAAAATGAGCAGGATCTGATACTCAAGTGcgctgaaaacgtgaggattgaacgttaacacttgaaatattcgtggggccattaTAATTcatgtaaactttgtggggcccattataattcatgtattttatccactccatccgtccattttaccagataattttatggttttagcctaaaaatgaagcatatccaaagctcaagtggaccacaccatagaaaacagtgcaaAATGAACATTTACCATTAACAAATCCttgaggccaaagaagtttgggatcaagctgatatttgttcttttccttcatccatgtctttgtgatcttatgaataggttcgatgaaaaataaacatcattgtaggccctaggaaggtttcaacgatggaaatcattattcctactattttgtgtggtccatttgagctttggatatgtttcaattttgtgcTTAACCCTtagaatgagctagaaaaatggatggacaacgtgcataaaccatgtacattcacgatgggcccaacagagtttatttAATACTATAAGAGCGTATTTAagtgcaaaacttttgtggcccactaatgttcaatcaccattgtttcctatggtatggtctacctaattattggatcttctttattttttgcataatgtcttgaaataatatggaaaaatggatggacggggggTGGATCttgaatatagttgtattagCTCAATCGaacaatgcatagcttaggaccatatacaaaggaaacctattatgtgcacttcttttttgagacttTATGATTGAAAAATATGTATTAAGATCTTTTTTAAtaatctctgaagtttcattgaaaaattcaaccattttcccaatgtttccccatgtttcccaaaaagtgcgataaattatgcgatacaaatgatataccccgtgcgataaccgatacgtatctgtatcccaagagtgcgatacattgcgcaatagcgatatttcgaacactgattctAGCAAAGTAACACAGTTTCCCAAGCCACATGCATggaatgttttaaatatcgacgatatcggtcgATATATGCCacgtatatcttgtatcccacctgtgcaatacgaaacacacgagtagtgccgatatatcccacatgttcgatccagtgagcattttcaatttttgatcccttttttttgttgaaattatgatAAGTcgatgtcaaatggttataaatccattggttcttcatgttttgcatgaaaaatcatggagttcgagctttgatttcgatatccattggttcttcatgttctccatgtttttttcaaaattttctttcaatcagctatcaattgagactaatttcaaaatacttaggagtatttgatgaaatgatcatcacatacactcttattttaaaatttgagtgtaggtgggaTGATTTGGGGAAGCTttgggaaatttcaaattttccccaatttgcttgcaatgttgcattccaaacacgaaatcaagcatgtacaaGGGCtggtctactgatttgttaagtccttgtcaattttaggaaaataaaaataattttttaattaaaatttattaaaaatcaaatttcccttcaaccagttgtcaattgagactaatttcaaagtatttaggagtgtttgatgaaatgatcacatacattctaaatgttatgcattcaatttgaatatatttgcattagttcagttagacaacgcatcgctttaggaccccatacaaaggaaacatataatgtgcacttcttttttttagattttatgatttaaaagtgtgtattaaggtctttttaacaatccctgaagttccaTTGGAatattcaaccattttcccaatgtttcccaaaaagtgcaataaattacacaatacaaacgatatatcccatgcgataaccgatacatatttgtatcccaaggatgcgatacgtaacgcgataccgatatttcgaacactgcatgcATGTAAGAGAGCCCACTTACATAACATGCATGGGTCAATATGGCACATGCGTGTGCAATCCAATCCACACATGGGTCTGACCATATAAATCTTCTTATTTTTGCTCAAAACCTAGATCCAACGACCCAATGGGTACCCAAACTGACCAAATCAAGATCCAAGTACTCAAGAATGAGACTTAGATCCGAAAGGACACAAAACAAGCAACACTTGGACCAAATTGTGTGCCTAATCCATACGTTAGGTGGGTAAGACCATGCAAATGCTCTTATGTGGCTCAAACCCTAGGTCTAAAGACCCAACGAGTACCTAAACCTGATCGGATGCAACTTTAGGTCTTCAAGAATGAAACTTGAACCAAAACAACTGGGACTAGGTTATTTGTGTGGGTGGGCACAACCATGTAAATGCTTTGTAGCTTAAAATCCAAATACCCAATGTGTACCATACAAGTACCCAAACCCGATCAAATCCAGGTCAAGGTCTTGGAGAATGAGACCCAAACCCAAAAGGATCCAGACTCGAACTCAAACTAGGCAAGAGCATGACCAAGTTA contains:
- the LOC131229725 gene encoding polyadenylate-binding protein 8-like isoform X3, encoding MCIQMWLMMMAAARALEMLNFTPLNGKPIRIMYSHRDPSIRKSGAANIFIKNLDKAIDNKALHDTFSVFGNILSCKIATDPSGQSKGYGFVQFEQEEAAQNAIDKLNGMLLNDKQVYVGPFLRKQERDIAATKTKFNNVFVKNLSEYTTEEDLKKVFGEYGTLTSVVVMREGDGKSKCFGFVNFENADDAAQSVEALNGKKFDDKEWYVGKAQKKSEREMELKGRFDQSMKEVADKFQGVNLYLKNLDDSIGDDKLRELFSEFGTITSCKVMRDPNGVSRGSGFVAFSTPEEASRALAEMNGKIVVSKPLYVALAQRKEDRRARLQAQFSQMRPVAMAPSVAHRVPMHPPGAPGIGQQIFYGQGPPTLIPPQPGFGYQQQLVPGMRPGGAPMPNFFVPLVPQGQQAQRPGGRRAGAGPVQQTQQPVPLLQQQMLPRGRVYHRYPPGGRSMPDVPLPGVAGSMLPVPYDMSGMPLRDAGISQPIPIGALASALANANPEQQRTMLGESLYPLVDQLEHDMAAKVTGMLLEMDQTEVLHLLESPDALKAKVAEAMEVLRNVAQQQQQQQQQASAPTDQLSALSLNDTLVS
- the LOC131229725 gene encoding polyadenylate-binding protein 8-like isoform X2; translation: MAQVQIPPQAPLSGPNGAAAASNGANQFVSTSLYVGDLDPNVTDSQLYDLFSQLGQVVSVRVCRDLSTRRSLGYAYVNYSNTQDAARALEMLNFTPLNGKPIRIMYSHRDPSIRKSGAANIFIKNLDKAIDNKALHDTFSVFGNILSCKIATDPSGQSKGYGFVQFEQEEAAQNAIDKLNGMLLNDKQVYVGPFLRKQERDIAATKTKFNNVFVKNLSEYTTEEDLKKVFGEYGTLTSVVVMREGDGKSKCFGFVNFENADDAAQSVEALNGKKFDDKEWYVGKAQKKSEREMELKGRFDQSMKEVADKFQGVNLYLKNLDDSIGDDKLRELFSEFGTITSCKVMRDPNGVSRGSGFVAFSTPEEASRALAEMNGKIVVSKPLYVALAQRKEDRRARLQPGFGYQQQLVPGMRPGGAPMPNFFVPLVPQGQQAQRPGGRRAGAGPVQQTQQPVPLLQQQMLPRGRVYHRYPPGGRSMPDVPLPGVAGSMLPVPYDMSGMPLRDAGISQPIPIGALASALANANPEQQRTMLGESLYPLVDQLEHDMAAKVTGMLLEMDQTEVLHLLESPDALKAKVAEAMEVLRNVAQQQQQQQQQASAPTDQLSALSLNDTLVS